Proteins from a single region of Flavobacterium sp. YJ01:
- a CDS encoding type IX secretion system membrane protein PorP/SprF — translation MKKFILSLVLMAVTTSYSQELNLPVFTQYLADNPFILSPAYAGIGDNLRIRANGLTQWVGIKDAPDNQSLYADFRVLDRSGVGLSLYNDSNGNTRQTGAKVSFAHHLILDYYSEQYLSFGISYNFNSFRLETGNFIGDVNAPGGPIDPTVTDNRQTSNNNFDISALYRFKGFYLSFNANNVLKKNLTKERTNEPDLLSNFQVYSGFTFKDGENRRIEYEPSVFLQYFASDGRSTTDFNFKYRRYNRYEDYYWIGVSYRFLNDQFPKPLAAGPMAGFMKSKFYFAYSYQMMFNGLGSYNSGTHSITIGFDFLQSISNCPCTQSPVHD, via the coding sequence ATGAAAAAGTTTATTCTATCCTTAGTACTCATGGCTGTAACAACAAGTTACAGCCAAGAGTTAAACCTACCAGTGTTTACTCAGTATTTGGCTGATAACCCTTTTATTCTTTCCCCTGCTTATGCCGGAATTGGAGATAATCTTCGTATTAGAGCCAACGGTCTTACGCAATGGGTTGGAATTAAAGATGCGCCAGATAACCAATCATTGTATGCCGATTTTCGTGTTTTAGACCGTTCGGGTGTTGGTTTGTCATTGTATAATGATAGCAACGGAAATACAAGACAAACAGGAGCAAAGGTTTCGTTTGCGCATCACCTTATTTTAGATTATTATTCTGAGCAATATTTATCTTTTGGTATTTCGTATAACTTCAATAGTTTTCGTTTAGAAACAGGAAATTTCATTGGAGATGTAAATGCTCCAGGAGGCCCTATAGATCCAACCGTTACAGACAATCGCCAAACATCAAACAATAACTTTGATATTAGTGCTTTGTATCGTTTTAAAGGCTTTTATTTAAGTTTTAATGCCAATAACGTTTTGAAGAAAAACTTGACTAAAGAAAGAACAAACGAACCAGATTTGCTTTCTAACTTTCAGGTTTACTCTGGATTTACTTTCAAAGACGGCGAAAATAGACGTATCGAATACGAACCATCGGTTTTCTTGCAGTATTTTGCAAGTGATGGACGTTCTACAACCGATTTTAACTTCAAATACAGACGTTACAATCGTTACGAAGATTACTATTGGATTGGAGTTTCATACCGTTTCTTAAACGACCAATTTCCAAAACCTTTAGCAGCAGGTCCAATGGCAGGTTTTATGAAATCTAAGTTCTATTTTGCTTATTCGTACCAAATGATGTTTAACGGACTTGGAAGCTATAATTCAGGAACACATTCGATCACAATCGGATTCGATTTCTTACAATCTATCAGTAACTGTCCTTGTACGCAGAGTCCAGTTCACGATTAA
- a CDS encoding sensor histidine kinase has translation MYYLIILVFLLFFLWISTVLDHPSRNFLDFEYHSGKFPVHPKPFDPRFPPPPHGSNPMSFEFNGGPPTQYGHTTLVYLIGVISSLLFAISGRLQGVEKEKVKSELAFLKAQINPHFLFNTLNSIYALALKKDDRTPDAVVQLSELMRYIMTNSNDEVIELSKEINYINNYISLQKTRLGNTVNINYSVIGITSGKVITPLILISFIENAFKHGVNPDQTSEIYIKIDIEEEILTLYVSNRKTFSVQSDSGIGLQNTIERLKLVYPNKHALMIEDSAEKYIVNLSVKIR, from the coding sequence TTGTATTATTTAATAATTTTGGTTTTCCTTTTATTTTTTCTTTGGATTTCGACTGTTTTAGATCATCCAAGCCGCAATTTTTTAGATTTTGAATACCATTCCGGAAAATTTCCAGTTCATCCAAAACCATTCGATCCAAGATTTCCGCCTCCTCCACATGGTAGCAATCCAATGTCTTTTGAATTTAACGGCGGACCACCAACACAATACGGACATACAACTTTAGTATACTTAATAGGCGTAATATCTAGTTTACTATTTGCCATTTCTGGAAGACTTCAAGGCGTAGAGAAAGAAAAGGTAAAATCTGAATTGGCTTTTCTAAAAGCACAAATCAATCCGCATTTTTTGTTTAATACGCTAAATAGCATTTATGCATTAGCGCTAAAAAAAGATGACAGAACTCCAGACGCGGTTGTTCAGTTATCAGAATTAATGCGTTACATCATGACCAATTCAAACGATGAGGTAATCGAATTAAGCAAAGAAATTAATTATATTAATAATTACATTTCATTGCAGAAAACACGTTTAGGAAACACGGTAAACATTAATTATTCCGTAATCGGAATTACTTCTGGTAAAGTCATAACGCCCCTAATTTTGATTTCTTTTATCGAAAATGCATTTAAACACGGAGTCAATCCCGACCAGACTTCAGAAATTTACATTAAGATTGATATTGAAGAAGAAATACTAACTTTATACGTTTCTAATAGAAAAACATTTTCTGTTCAATCAGATTCTGGAATCGGACTTCAAAATACTATCGAAAGATTAAAACTAGTTTATCCTAATAAACATGCTTTAATGATTGAAGATTCAGCAGAAAAATATATTGTCAATTTGAGCGTTAAAATACGATGA
- a CDS encoding LytTR family DNA-binding domain-containing protein — MIKAIALDDEPLALEILQSLCDTIEYIELEKTFTKSDEAFKYLKKYPVDLLFLDINMPSISGLDFYKKLPHKTMVIFTTAYSEFAVEGFTLSATDYLLKPISLSRFQQATEKAYSQWKLQNQNIEQQYLFIRADYSLIKILFSDILFIEGLDDYLKIHIQNQKTVVARMTLKAILQKLPETEFVRVHRSFIIPVSKVSKIRNKIIFIDQTEIPISASYEEGFFALLDGK, encoded by the coding sequence ATGATAAAAGCAATTGCATTAGATGACGAGCCTTTGGCTTTAGAAATCCTCCAAAGTTTATGCGATACAATCGAGTACATTGAACTTGAGAAAACTTTCACAAAGTCAGATGAAGCATTCAAATATTTGAAGAAATATCCAGTAGATTTATTGTTTCTGGATATCAATATGCCGTCAATTTCTGGATTAGATTTTTATAAAAAACTGCCACACAAAACGATGGTGATTTTTACAACCGCTTATTCTGAATTTGCTGTAGAAGGTTTTACTTTAAGCGCTACAGATTATCTGCTCAAACCAATTTCACTTTCAAGATTCCAACAAGCGACTGAAAAAGCATATTCGCAATGGAAACTTCAAAATCAAAACATAGAACAGCAATATCTTTTTATTCGTGCCGATTATAGCCTAATTAAAATCCTATTTTCTGATATTTTGTTTATCGAAGGATTAGACGATTATCTAAAAATTCACATCCAAAACCAAAAAACGGTTGTGGCAAGAATGACATTAAAAGCAATTCTTCAAAAACTGCCAGAAACAGAATTTGTGCGTGTGCACCGTTCGTTTATAATTCCAGTTTCAAAAGTTTCGAAAATTAGAAACAAAATCATTTTTATAGATCAGACAGAAATTCCAATAAGCGCCAGTTACGAAGAAGGTTTCTTTGCTCTTTTGGATGGAAAGTGA
- a CDS encoding intradiol ring-cleavage dioxygenase encodes MERKEFLRGLGLVGIGTLAIPIINSCSKDDDSSDSSAGTDSGSSSGSGSSSGSCSVTPSETAGPFPTITPSSLVKSNIVMDRTGVAFTIKITIKNTKASCAALKDAIVDIWHCDKDGYYSEYGGTGMQSVNYTSYHFLRGRQTTDENGLVTFTSIFPGWYSGRATHIHVHIYNSSGTSLLVTQIAFPEGTGSAVATVNASTANGYTKGMSGYTYNASDNVFSDSVANELGAVTGSLSEGYVLTHTINVAS; translated from the coding sequence ATGGAAAGAAAAGAGTTTTTAAGAGGTTTGGGTTTAGTAGGTATTGGTACTTTGGCAATTCCAATCATAAACTCATGCAGTAAAGATGACGATTCATCAGATTCTTCAGCAGGAACTGATTCTGGTTCAAGTTCTGGTTCAGGATCATCTTCAGGAAGCTGTTCAGTTACGCCATCAGAAACAGCGGGACCGTTTCCAACTATCACGCCGTCATCTTTGGTAAAATCAAATATCGTGATGGATAGAACTGGTGTCGCTTTTACGATTAAAATTACAATTAAAAACACCAAAGCAAGTTGTGCCGCACTAAAAGATGCAATCGTTGATATTTGGCATTGCGATAAAGATGGTTATTATTCAGAATACGGCGGAACTGGTATGCAATCTGTAAATTATACTTCTTATCACTTTTTAAGAGGAAGACAAACGACAGATGAAAACGGATTGGTTACTTTCACGTCTATTTTTCCAGGTTGGTATTCTGGACGCGCAACTCATATACATGTTCATATTTACAACTCTAGCGGAACTTCATTATTGGTAACACAAATTGCTTTTCCAGAAGGAACAGGCAGTGCAGTTGCAACAGTAAACGCATCTACAGCAAATGGTTATACAAAAGGGATGTCTGGTTATACTTATAATGCTTCAGATAATGTGTTTTCAGATTCTGTAGCAAACGAATTGGGAGCTGTTACAGGAAGTTTAAGCGAAGGTTACGTTTTAACGCATACCATTAACGTAGCGAGTTAG
- a CDS encoding phosphoglycerate kinase, which produces MKTLNDFDFKNKKAIIRVDFNVPLDENFNVTDTTRIEAAKPTIDAILAQGGSVILMSHLGRPKGAEEKYSLKHILSTASDILGVPVKFAENCVGEAAQAAAKDLKPGEVLLLENLRFHAEEEAGDVAFAKELASLGDVYVNDAFGTAHRAHASTTIIAQFFPNDKTFGTLLAKEIESLNKVLKNSEKPVTAVLGGSKVSSKITVIENILDKVDHMIIGGGMTFTFIKAQGGKIGESICEDDKLDLALEILRLAKEKNVQVHIPVDVVAADDFSNTANTQIVDVTAIPDGWQGLDAGPKSLENFKKVILESKTILWNGPLGVFEMETFSKGTIALGDYIAEATANGAFSLVGGGDSVAAVKQFGFEDKMSYVSTGGGAMLEMLEGRILPGIAAILD; this is translated from the coding sequence ATGAAAACTTTAAACGATTTCGATTTTAAAAATAAAAAAGCAATTATCCGTGTTGACTTCAACGTGCCTTTGGATGAGAATTTTAATGTAACTGATACAACACGTATTGAAGCTGCTAAACCTACAATTGATGCTATTTTAGCGCAAGGCGGAAGTGTGATTTTAATGTCGCATTTAGGAAGACCAAAAGGAGCAGAAGAGAAATATTCTCTAAAACATATTTTAAGTACAGCTTCTGATATTTTAGGGGTTCCAGTAAAATTTGCTGAGAATTGCGTTGGAGAAGCAGCTCAAGCAGCAGCAAAAGATTTAAAACCAGGTGAAGTTTTATTATTAGAAAATTTACGTTTTCATGCTGAAGAAGAAGCTGGAGATGTAGCTTTCGCTAAAGAATTGGCTTCTCTTGGAGATGTTTATGTAAATGATGCATTTGGTACAGCTCACAGAGCACACGCATCGACTACAATTATTGCACAATTCTTCCCGAACGATAAAACTTTCGGAACATTATTAGCAAAAGAAATTGAAAGTTTAAATAAAGTATTAAAAAACAGCGAAAAACCTGTAACTGCCGTTCTTGGTGGTTCTAAAGTTTCTTCTAAAATCACGGTTATCGAAAATATCTTAGATAAAGTAGATCACATGATTATTGGTGGAGGAATGACTTTTACTTTCATTAAAGCACAAGGCGGAAAAATCGGTGAGTCTATCTGCGAAGATGACAAATTAGATTTAGCTTTAGAAATTTTAAGATTAGCAAAAGAGAAAAATGTACAAGTTCACATTCCTGTTGATGTTGTTGCTGCTGACGATTTTTCGAATACAGCCAATACTCAAATTGTAGATGTAACTGCAATTCCTGATGGATGGCAAGGTTTAGACGCAGGTCCAAAATCTTTAGAGAACTTCAAAAAAGTAATTTTAGAGTCAAAAACAATTCTTTGGAACGGTCCATTAGGTGTTTTTGAAATGGAAACTTTCTCTAAAGGAACAATTGCATTAGGAGATTATATCGCAGAAGCTACCGCAAATGGAGCATTTTCATTAGTTGGAGGTGGAGATTCTGTTGCGGCTGTAAAACAGTTCGGATTCGAAGATAAAATGAGCTATGTTTCTACTGGTGGTGGGGCAATGCTTGAGATGTTAGAAGGAAGAATTTTACCTGGAATCGCTGCTATTTTAGACTAA